One region of Olleya sp. Hel_I_94 genomic DNA includes:
- a CDS encoding acyl-CoA reductase, producing the protein MSNKDHITEAFVQLGHFISQFTTESPEKKENILHNQLFFDGFKHQIKLAKEHNGWFTQQNIQYALKGWSDQLTKATLQNWLKKYDLTTTNPKTVAIIMAGNIPLVGFHDFLCVLLTGHSVLVKQSSNDKHLLPYLAKYLEHITPDLKGKITFTEDKLQNFDAVIATGSNNTARYFEFYFKNKPSIIRKSRNSAAILTGSETPEQLDALSDDIFRYYGLGCRNVSKMFIPRDYNFDAFFNAMYKWNPIINEAKYANNYDYNKAVYIMSEFDMLENGFLMIKEDQSYASPIATVFYEYYDSIETLKQKLQLDKDLIQCIVANNFDDSEVSFGKTQQPELSDYADDVDTIAFLLKI; encoded by the coding sequence ATGAGTAACAAAGATCACATAACGGAAGCATTTGTACAATTAGGCCATTTTATTAGTCAATTTACTACAGAAAGTCCTGAGAAAAAAGAAAACATATTACATAATCAATTGTTTTTTGATGGTTTTAAACATCAAATCAAGTTAGCAAAAGAACATAACGGTTGGTTTACACAACAAAATATTCAATATGCTTTAAAAGGTTGGAGTGACCAATTAACTAAAGCAACGCTTCAAAATTGGTTAAAAAAGTACGATTTAACGACTACCAATCCTAAAACCGTTGCCATAATTATGGCTGGTAATATTCCGTTAGTAGGTTTTCATGATTTTTTGTGTGTTTTACTAACTGGACATTCCGTATTAGTAAAACAATCTTCTAACGACAAACACCTTCTACCCTATTTAGCCAAATATTTAGAACATATAACTCCAGATTTAAAAGGAAAAATAACCTTTACAGAAGATAAATTACAAAACTTTGACGCAGTAATTGCTACAGGAAGCAATAACACAGCACGCTATTTTGAGTTTTATTTTAAGAATAAACCTTCAATAATTAGAAAAAGCCGAAACTCGGCTGCAATATTAACAGGGTCTGAAACACCAGAACAGTTAGACGCCTTATCTGATGATATTTTTAGATACTATGGTTTAGGTTGCAGAAATGTTTCTAAAATGTTTATACCTAGAGATTATAATTTTGATGCTTTTTTTAATGCCATGTATAAATGGAATCCGATTATTAACGAAGCCAAATACGCTAACAATTACGACTATAATAAAGCAGTATATATAATGAGTGAATTTGATATGCTAGAAAATGGTTTTTTAATGATTAAAGAAGACCAAAGCTACGCATCACCAATAGCTACTGTGTTTTATGAGTATTATGATTCTATCGAAACTTTAAAACAAAAATTACAACTTGATAAAGATTTAATACAATGTATTGTCGCTAATAATTTTGATGATTCAGAAGTTTCGTTTGGAAAAACACAACAACCAGAACTTTCAGATTACGCAGACGATGTTGACACAATTGCATTTTTATTAAAAATCTAA
- the serC gene encoding 3-phosphoserine/phosphohydroxythreonine transaminase, translating into MQKHNFSAGPCVLPQEVLQKASQALLDFDNGLSLIEVSHRSKSFVDVMEQARALALELLGLEGKGYKALFLQGGASMQFLMVAQNLLEKKASYLNTGTWADKAIKEAKIYADIVEVASSKDANYNYIPKGFDIPEDHDYFHCTSNNTIFGTQMKSFPKSPIPLVCDMSSDIFSRSLDFSQFDLIYAGAQKNMGPAGTTLIVVKEDILGKVSRKIPSMLDYKVHIDKSSMFNTPPVFAVYTSMLTLQWLKDLGGIKAIEKENDKKARLMYSEIDLNPLFKGFAAKEDRSDMNATFTLVNEDLKETFDTMWKEAGVSGLNGHRSVGGYRASMYNALSLDSVKVLVEVMSELESKA; encoded by the coding sequence ATGCAAAAACATAATTTTAGCGCAGGACCATGCGTATTACCTCAAGAAGTATTACAAAAAGCATCACAAGCTTTATTAGATTTTGATAACGGATTATCCCTAATCGAAGTCTCGCATAGAAGTAAGTCCTTTGTTGATGTGATGGAACAAGCTAGAGCTTTAGCATTAGAGTTATTAGGCCTAGAAGGTAAAGGCTACAAAGCCTTATTTTTACAAGGTGGAGCAAGCATGCAATTTTTAATGGTCGCTCAAAATTTATTAGAAAAAAAAGCTTCCTATTTAAACACAGGAACTTGGGCAGACAAGGCTATTAAAGAAGCTAAAATTTACGCAGATATTGTAGAAGTAGCATCCTCTAAAGACGCTAACTATAATTATATTCCAAAAGGTTTTGATATTCCAGAAGATCATGATTATTTTCATTGTACATCCAACAACACTATTTTTGGAACACAAATGAAAAGTTTTCCTAAATCACCAATCCCATTAGTATGTGATATGAGTAGCGATATTTTTTCACGCTCATTAGACTTTTCTCAATTTGACTTAATTTACGCAGGAGCTCAAAAAAACATGGGACCAGCTGGTACAACCCTAATTGTTGTTAAAGAAGATATTTTAGGAAAAGTATCGCGTAAAATACCATCAATGTTAGACTATAAAGTACATATAGACAAAAGCAGTATGTTTAATACACCTCCTGTATTTGCAGTCTACACCTCTATGTTAACATTACAGTGGTTAAAGGATTTAGGTGGTATTAAAGCTATCGAAAAAGAAAATGACAAAAAAGCAAGATTAATGTATTCTGAAATTGATTTAAACCCATTATTTAAAGGTTTTGCAGCTAAAGAAGACAGATCAGACATGAACGCTACCTTTACATTAGTTAATGAAGATTTAAAAGAAACTTTTGACACCATGTGGAAAGAAGCTGGCGTTAGTGGATTAAATGGACATAGAAGCGTTGGAGGTTACAGAGCAAGCATGTATAACGCCTTATCTTTAGATAGCGTTAAAGTACTTGTTGAAGTAATGAGTGAATTAGAAAGTAAAGCATAA
- a CDS encoding D-2-hydroxyacid dehydrogenase, with protein sequence MKILANDGISQSGIDALEAAGFEVNTTTVAQEQLINYINDKDISVLLVRSATTARKDLIDACPNLKIIGRGGVGMDNIDVDYAKQKGLHVINTPAASSQSVAELVFAHLYGGVRFLHDANRNMPLDGDTQFKKLKKNYAKGVELRGKTLGVIGFGRIGQEVAKIGLGVGMKVIAADKFIEAAYVSVDFFDGQSVTFNIKTETMEDVLKQSDFVTLHVPAQKDYVIAKPEFDVMKDGSAIINAARGGVVNEVDLVSALESGKLAFAGLDTFQNEPTPAVQLLMNGRISLTPHIGAATNEAQDRIGTELATQIKNILLNG encoded by the coding sequence ATGAAAATATTAGCAAACGACGGAATTTCACAAAGCGGAATTGACGCTTTAGAAGCTGCAGGTTTTGAAGTTAACACAACAACAGTAGCCCAAGAGCAGTTAATTAATTACATAAACGATAAAGACATTAGTGTTTTACTAGTAAGAAGCGCTACAACTGCAAGAAAAGATTTAATCGACGCTTGTCCTAATCTTAAAATTATTGGACGTGGTGGTGTCGGAATGGATAACATAGACGTTGACTATGCCAAACAAAAAGGCTTACACGTTATAAATACACCAGCAGCATCATCGCAATCTGTTGCCGAGTTAGTTTTTGCTCACCTATATGGTGGAGTAAGATTTTTACACGACGCTAACAGAAACATGCCTTTAGATGGTGACACGCAATTTAAAAAATTAAAGAAAAACTACGCTAAAGGAGTTGAGTTAAGAGGAAAAACGCTTGGTGTAATTGGATTTGGTCGTATTGGTCAAGAAGTTGCAAAAATTGGTTTAGGTGTTGGAATGAAAGTTATTGCTGCAGATAAATTTATAGAAGCTGCATATGTTAGTGTTGACTTTTTTGATGGACAATCAGTAACATTTAATATTAAAACTGAAACAATGGAGGATGTTTTAAAACAATCAGACTTTGTTACACTTCACGTACCAGCACAAAAAGACTACGTTATAGCTAAACCTGAGTTTGATGTCATGAAAGATGGATCTGCTATAATTAATGCTGCAAGAGGTGGTGTTGTTAATGAAGTAGATTTAGTAAGTGCGCTTGAAAGCGGAAAACTAGCATTTGCAGGTTTGGATACGTTTCAAAACGAACCTACTCCTGCAGTACAATTATTAATGAATGGTAGAATTTCTTTAACGCCACACATTGGAGCTGCAACTAATGAAGCACAAGATAGAATTGGTACAGAGCTAGCAACTCAAATCAAGAATATACTTTTAAACGGATAA